Below is a window of Frankiaceae bacterium DNA.
GAGGGCTGGATGCTCTGCAACGACGTGATGGCCGCGGCCGCGTAGTCCTTGTCCGTCATGGCGGCGACCGTACGCCTCCCCTGCTCTCGCGTGACGCCCCCGATCAGCGGGGATCGCCGGGGCCCATCGGGTAGACGACGAGCTGACGTTCGGGACCGAGACGCTTGTTGTAGTCGTCGGCGATCGCCTGCGCGATCGTCGTCGCGCGCCGCAGGGGACCACTCCGCTGGCCCGACAGAGCCCGGATGCGCCACTGCGGCACCGTGAACCTGCGCAGCGTCCGGCAGAGCCGCTCATGGTCCACGTGCTCGTTGAGGCCGAACAGGCGCGCGACGCCTTGCAGCATGTCCGCGTCCCACGTCGTGGCATCGCGCGTGAACGCCTCCGCCAGCACGTCCAGCGTCTGTCCCAGGACGACGAGCCCGTACGCCGCGTCGATCCGCAGCAGGGACTGGATCGCGCCGATGCGGTGGGTTCTCGCGGTCTTGGCCGCCCCCAGGCCCCGGGAACGAAGGACGCCCTCGATGTCGACGTACGGCCTGTGACCGCCTTCGAGACCGACCCGGTACTCCTCCCACTTGCCGACGTTGGTGCGGTCCCTGTTCACGCCGAGGAAGACGTCGGACTCCTGATGTCCGTCGAGGTTCTCGTTGACGACGCACGGCAGCTCGTAGTCGTCGCCGAAGCGCTGGCGCGCGGCGTCCCAGCGGTGCCCGCCGTCGTCGATGAGGATCTCGCCGCTGCTGCGGCGGTTCACGATGAGCGCACCCACCCGGTGATCGACCCAGTCCTGGACGAGGGTCTGCACCTTGCCGGCCTTGCGTTCCCGCTGGTAGGCGTGGTTGGGGGTCATGTCGGCTACCCGGATGAACTCCAGGGTGACGCGCGGTCGGGTGACGAGCAACGAGTCCCTCACATCGTCGCAGGGGGTCGAGGTGTCGCCCCACTCGACGAGTCCCCCGACTTGGTGCAGCGACTATAGGGGGCGACGGGGCGTGTCCGACAACGCGGACGAACGTCGCCGCGGCGTTCTTCCCGAGGCCCTGCACGCCGCTCCTACACTCGCGTGATGCTCCGCCAGTGGCTGCGGTTCGCCTGGACCGAGGCGACGTGCTGCCTGTTCGCGGCGCTGTTCTTCCTCGGGCTGGCGCTCGTGCGCGTCGTGCCGCTGCCCGTTTCGCAGGGCGACGCGCTGCTCGTGTGGTGCCTCGGCGTGACGTACGTCCTCTGGCTCACCGGCTGGGAGACGGGGCGTGAGGTCGGCGTCATCGCGGCGTTCCACCTCGTGGGGCTGGCACTGGAGCTGTTCAAGGTGCGCGCGGACTCGTGGAGCTACCCCGACGTCGGCGTGGCGACCGTCGGCGGCGTGCCGCTGTACAGCGGCTTCATGTACGCCGCCGTCGGCTCGTACGTCTGCCAGGCCTGGCGGCGCTTCGACCTGCGGATCGCCGGCTACCGCCCTGTGGCGACCGGCGTCGTGGCGGCGGCGGTCTACGCGAACTTCTTCACCGAGCACTACGTCCCCGACCTGCGCGTGCCGCTCGCGGTGCTGCTGCTCGTCGTGACCGCGCGGACGACCGTGTGGTTCACGGTCGGGGCGCGGCGGTACGCGATGCCGCTCGCGGTGTCGTTCCTCCTCATCGGGTTCTTCCTGTGGGTCGCGGAGAACGCCGCGACGTTCCTCGACGCGTGGCG
It encodes the following:
- a CDS encoding DUF6551 family protein, with the translated sequence MRDSLLVTRPRVTLEFIRVADMTPNHAYQRERKAGKVQTLVQDWVDHRVGALIVNRRSSGEILIDDGGHRWDAARQRFGDDYELPCVVNENLDGHQESDVFLGVNRDRTNVGKWEEYRVGLEGGHRPYVDIEGVLRSRGLGAAKTARTHRIGAIQSLLRIDAAYGLVVLGQTLDVLAEAFTRDATTWDADMLQGVARLFGLNEHVDHERLCRTLRRFTVPQWRIRALSGQRSGPLRRATTIAQAIADDYNKRLGPERQLVVYPMGPGDPR
- a CDS encoding DUF817 domain-containing protein, whose amino-acid sequence is MLRQWLRFAWTEATCCLFAALFFLGLALVRVVPLPVSQGDALLVWCLGVTYVLWLTGWETGREVGVIAAFHLVGLALELFKVRADSWSYPDVGVATVGGVPLYSGFMYAAVGSYVCQAWRRFDLRIAGYRPVATGVVAAAVYANFFTEHYVPDLRVPLAVLLLVVTARTTVWFTVGARRYAMPLAVSFLLIGFFLWVAENAATFLDAWRYPDQELAWTAVHPAKVGSWSLLVVVSVVLVAAVKATEGRLYGTEADRTVWTTAGYDVPAETRSGAPARR